The following coding sequences are from one Candidatus Fermentibacter sp. window:
- a CDS encoding B12-binding domain-containing radical SAM protein — translation MRVALVYPRFQWTEYNGLAEPVGQLILASVLRDAGHDVRYVDYSFCREIDELDHMVRDADVVGVAVSAAAKLGRAAMVTKHIRSVNPRALYIEGGAYPSIFPENTLRETGADIVIEGEAEEALLEVVDTLAAGGDVRCLRNVSFIPPDGVFVQNPRRPVIHDLDSIPFPARDLVDYDAYFANGLAEYGMVTTRGCPFRCTYCKPSTDLIFGGGIRRRSAGDVVAEIVGLSELRGQKHLRIFFKDDTITMHPAAWFEQFRDGLRDAGVTLKWHCNSRVDTVTRDKVRVMSESGCHCISFGIESGSPKILEFYDKGTTPEQAVKAFRWCHEFRVEATANLMIGFPMETDEDIAMTYRLLKRLKPDDIIVYFSTAIPGRHIHTWAKENGYLANDTNPELLDPARNRANEIMNMRLPYLTMDGVVGWKHRIERYRSWRKMTSFRNIQNWAQDLVANPGLAVHKAAMVVRGLASGKATQD, via the coding sequence ATGAGAGTCGCCCTTGTCTACCCAAGGTTCCAGTGGACCGAGTACAACGGGCTTGCAGAGCCCGTAGGCCAGCTCATCCTCGCGTCCGTGCTCCGGGATGCCGGGCACGATGTCCGGTATGTCGACTACTCCTTCTGCCGCGAAATCGACGAGCTCGACCATATGGTGAGGGACGCCGACGTGGTGGGAGTGGCCGTATCGGCTGCGGCGAAGCTCGGCAGGGCCGCGATGGTGACGAAGCACATCCGCTCCGTCAACCCCCGAGCGCTCTACATCGAGGGAGGGGCGTATCCCAGCATCTTCCCGGAGAACACCCTGCGCGAAACCGGTGCGGACATCGTCATAGAGGGCGAGGCGGAGGAGGCCCTGCTCGAGGTTGTGGACACGCTGGCGGCCGGCGGCGACGTCAGGTGCCTGCGCAACGTCTCGTTCATCCCGCCTGACGGTGTGTTCGTACAGAACCCCAGGCGGCCGGTCATACACGATCTCGATTCGATCCCCTTCCCCGCCCGCGACCTTGTCGACTACGACGCCTACTTCGCGAACGGCCTGGCCGAGTACGGGATGGTCACCACCAGGGGCTGCCCGTTCCGCTGCACCTACTGCAAGCCCAGCACCGACCTGATCTTCGGAGGCGGCATAAGGCGCCGCAGCGCGGGCGACGTAGTGGCCGAGATCGTCGGGCTGTCGGAGCTCCGCGGCCAGAAGCACCTGCGGATCTTCTTCAAGGACGACACGATCACCATGCACCCCGCGGCGTGGTTCGAGCAGTTCCGCGACGGGCTCAGGGATGCGGGCGTGACTCTGAAGTGGCACTGCAACAGCAGGGTCGACACGGTGACGAGGGACAAGGTGAGGGTGATGTCCGAGAGCGGGTGCCACTGCATCAGCTTCGGCATCGAGAGCGGGAGCCCGAAGATCCTCGAGTTCTATGACAAGGGGACGACCCCGGAGCAGGCCGTGAAGGCGTTCCGCTGGTGCCACGAGTTCCGGGTCGAGGCCACGGCCAACCTGATGATCGGCTTCCCGATGGAGACCGACGAGGACATCGCGATGACCTACCGCCTCCTGAAAAGGCTCAAGCCCGACGACATCATCGTCTACTTCTCCACCGCCATCCCCGGCCGCCACATACATACCTGGGCGAAGGAGAACGGCTACCTGGCGAACGACACCAACCCGGAACTCCTCGACCCGGCCAGGAACAGGGCCAACGAGATCATGAACATGAGGCTGCCCTACCTGACCATGGACGGGGTGGTGGGCTGGAAGCACCGGATCGAGCGCTACAGGAGCTGGCGGAAGATGACGAGCTTCCGCAACATCCAGAACTGGGCCCAGGATCTCGTCGCGAACCCGGGGCTCGCCGTGCACAAGGCCGCGATGGTCGTGCGCGGCCTCGCCAGCGGAAAAGCCACTCAGGACTGA
- a CDS encoding beta-N-acetylglucosaminidase domain-containing protein translates to MEGFYGPPYPSPHRLAMLDIVSVLPGVPAWLHAPKDDPFHRIRWRERRPDASMTDLESSVSGAKRLGVSWIEGCSPWKFREGDAPLLREKAAEARGIGAAGFAVLFDDVEEPATRDLAAGQAALLAEAAAGGGLPVVACPTVYCGEQLEEGEGEAYLAEFIRLLPEGCAILWTGSGVIPRRMDLCPAVEGIAAEGRVVIWDNLLADDYTLRRLFLGEPRDRVVEGCGYLLNPSFRAVPSLYTLWRMASLLSGGGAPEIPPGLTGLTEGLALLSEFHDIPWGVRPKIIDLLDSLGDALERGTGFPAAAERASRDLEAFRDRLKESPGGFEILPYLNDITRLLSIWRKALASPHPARELERLMVDRLPWDHPLAIGTARRMKS, encoded by the coding sequence GTGGAGGGGTTTTACGGCCCGCCGTACCCTTCCCCGCACAGGCTCGCGATGCTCGACATCGTCTCGGTCCTGCCGGGCGTCCCGGCATGGCTCCATGCGCCCAAGGACGATCCCTTCCACCGGATCCGCTGGAGGGAGAGGCGCCCCGATGCTTCGATGACTGATCTCGAATCCTCGGTGTCCGGTGCGAAGCGCCTGGGGGTGTCATGGATCGAGGGATGCAGCCCGTGGAAGTTCCGCGAAGGCGATGCGCCGCTGCTCCGCGAGAAGGCCGCCGAGGCCCGCGGGATAGGCGCCGCCGGTTTCGCAGTGCTCTTCGACGACGTCGAGGAGCCGGCCACGAGGGATCTCGCCGCCGGGCAGGCCGCACTCCTCGCCGAAGCCGCGGCCGGAGGCGGGCTTCCCGTGGTCGCCTGCCCCACGGTCTACTGCGGGGAGCAGCTCGAGGAAGGGGAGGGTGAGGCCTATCTGGCCGAGTTCATCAGGCTCCTCCCCGAGGGATGCGCCATCCTCTGGACCGGCTCGGGCGTGATCCCGCGGAGGATGGACCTGTGCCCCGCCGTCGAAGGGATCGCCGCAGAGGGCCGCGTCGTGATCTGGGACAACCTCCTGGCCGACGACTACACTCTGAGGAGGCTATTCCTCGGCGAACCCCGAGACAGGGTCGTCGAGGGATGCGGGTACCTGCTGAATCCCTCGTTCAGGGCCGTCCCTTCGCTCTACACGCTCTGGAGGATGGCCTCGCTCCTCTCCGGGGGCGGCGCGCCGGAGATCCCGCCGGGGCTCACGGGCCTGACCGAAGGGCTCGCGCTTCTCTCCGAGTTCCACGACATCCCCTGGGGGGTGCGTCCGAAGATAATCGACCTTCTGGACAGCCTCGGCGATGCCCTCGAGAGGGGCACCGGCTTTCCGGCCGCGGCGGAGCGTGCCAGCCGCGACCTCGAAGCGTTCCGCGACCGCCTGAAGGAGAGCCCGGGAGGATTCGAGATCCTTCCCTATCTGAACGACATCACGAGGCTCCTCTCGATCTGGCGGAAGGCGCTCGCGTCACCCCACCCCGCCAGGGAACTCGAGAGGCTGATGGTCGACAGGCTCCCCTGGGACCATCCTCTCGCGATCGGGACGGCCAGGAGGATGAAGAGTTGA
- the ftcD gene encoding glutamate formimidoyltransferase: MSRRIVECVPNISEGRNRDAIDAVVKAASSVAGARVLDVDPGAATNRTVVTIAGEPEAVLEAAFRLIEKAASVIDMSVHTGAHPRQGATDVCPFVPVSGVSMDECVELARRLGARVGGELGIPVYLYEKAATRPSREKLPDIREGEYEALPGKLGTPGWEPDFGPDGWNDRVARTGVTVIGARNFLVAYNVNLNTTDDSVAKEIALTIRDSGRTLRDSSWKFVRDGQGNKVQAPGLLQACKATGWFIAEYNCAQVTMNLTDTSVTPLHVAFETTRREAEKLGYRVTGSEIVGLVPLSSMVEAGRYYVAMQDSGLRGIGKMAVSPGLPEKRLVETAIRSMGLRDVAPFDPRSKVIEYLLADGQTLSGMTCRDFADELSSDSPAPGGGSVAALVASLGAALSAMVANLTARSRDCASAWDEMAGMAPSAQDLKEDLLRAIDEDTAAFNVLMEAFRSGEGVQEAIAGAAAVPMSVLERCPEIARMAGIAAGRGLGASLSDAGVAASCARAASEGAYFNVMINIAQLEDSAKAASTAARAKALLDETAALSEGVLAAVRSSLESPAAGGERKE; this comes from the coding sequence ATGTCCCGCAGGATAGTGGAGTGCGTTCCCAACATCTCAGAGGGAAGAAACAGAGACGCCATAGACGCGGTTGTCAAGGCCGCCTCGTCCGTAGCGGGCGCCAGGGTCCTCGACGTCGACCCGGGTGCGGCGACGAACCGCACCGTCGTGACGATCGCGGGCGAACCCGAGGCAGTCCTCGAGGCCGCGTTCAGACTGATAGAGAAGGCCGCCTCGGTCATCGACATGTCCGTGCACACCGGCGCCCATCCCCGTCAGGGGGCTACGGACGTGTGCCCGTTCGTCCCCGTCTCCGGCGTCTCGATGGACGAGTGCGTCGAACTCGCCAGGCGGCTCGGTGCCAGGGTCGGCGGGGAGCTGGGCATCCCCGTCTACCTCTATGAGAAGGCTGCGACGAGGCCCTCGCGCGAGAAGCTCCCGGACATCAGGGAAGGCGAATACGAGGCGCTCCCCGGCAAGCTGGGAACGCCGGGCTGGGAGCCCGACTTCGGCCCGGACGGATGGAACGACAGGGTCGCGAGGACGGGCGTGACCGTCATAGGCGCCCGGAACTTCCTCGTGGCCTACAACGTGAACCTCAACACGACGGACGATTCGGTCGCAAAGGAGATAGCGCTCACCATCCGCGATTCGGGCAGGACGCTGCGCGACTCGTCCTGGAAGTTCGTGCGCGACGGCCAGGGCAACAAGGTGCAGGCCCCCGGGCTGCTCCAGGCCTGCAAGGCGACGGGATGGTTCATAGCCGAATACAACTGCGCCCAGGTGACGATGAACCTGACCGACACCTCTGTGACTCCCCTCCACGTGGCTTTCGAGACCACCAGGCGGGAGGCGGAGAAGCTCGGATACAGGGTCACCGGATCGGAGATAGTCGGGCTCGTCCCGCTCTCCTCGATGGTCGAGGCCGGCCGCTACTACGTGGCCATGCAGGATTCGGGCCTCAGGGGCATAGGCAAGATGGCGGTGTCCCCCGGCCTCCCCGAGAAGCGCCTGGTCGAGACCGCCATACGCTCCATGGGTCTTCGCGACGTTGCACCCTTCGACCCCCGGTCGAAGGTCATCGAGTACCTGCTGGCTGACGGGCAGACCCTCTCGGGCATGACGTGCCGCGACTTCGCCGACGAGCTCTCCTCCGACTCACCCGCCCCGGGCGGCGGCTCCGTGGCAGCCCTTGTGGCCTCGCTCGGTGCCGCGCTCTCGGCGATGGTGGCCAACCTCACTGCAAGGAGCCGCGACTGCGCGTCGGCCTGGGACGAGATGGCCGGGATGGCGCCTTCGGCACAGGACCTGAAGGAGGATCTCCTGAGGGCCATCGACGAGGATACGGCGGCCTTCAACGTGCTCATGGAAGCCTTCAGGAGCGGGGAGGGCGTGCAGGAGGCCATCGCCGGCGCGGCCGCAGTGCCCATGTCGGTGCTCGAACGCTGTCCGGAGATCGCGAGGATGGCCGGAATCGCGGCGGGCAGGGGCCTCGGGGCCTCGCTCTCCGATGCCGGCGTGGCGGCCTCTTGTGCCAGGGCGGCTTCGGAGGGCGCCTACTTCAACGTCATGATCAACATCGCGCAGCTGGAGGACTCCGCGAAGGCGGCCTCCACCGCCGCGAGGGCGAAGGCCCTGCTCGACGAGACGGCGGCTCTGTCCGAAGGCGTGCTGGCCGCGGTGCGTTCCTCCCTCGAATCGCCCGCAGCGGGCGGGGAGCGGAAGGAGTGA
- a CDS encoding FAD-dependent thymidylate synthase has protein sequence MVLAGFNTDRQFSSETPETISAAYARISRDPRPVWDLREEAARETANARKSNSRIVFGFGHSSVAEHAVFNLDIGGISRFAAEALQSFRLASFMEKSQRYIRMEGDWIVPEGLPEGMSGVFESTCRELFGLYGGILEALEAAGVPAASAKEDARYVLPLATACQMGMTANARELEHIMRRLRAWPVPEVAALAGAISDAVEPAAPSLFRHTTPVEMDSFAARSALSPRGVPRRAVSLVDGDGDAAVGIRLIAERDGLTHGRARSAWRAMEGPERELLFEDFRDRLGVHDALPRIWEMARFTFELSASSTAFAQIKRHRMATISASAPYPGSGIVVPPSFTGTRAGRLLSRGRAAAESLAASLPVPLRPYALLNAHRRAVIVSMNARELVHFSRLREDSHAQWDIRGIAGRMLELAGRRAPLTLSMSGGKSAFGV, from the coding sequence GTGGTGCTGGCCGGCTTCAACACCGACAGGCAGTTCTCGTCGGAGACGCCTGAGACGATCTCCGCGGCCTATGCCAGGATCAGCCGGGATCCGCGGCCGGTGTGGGACCTGAGGGAGGAGGCCGCCAGGGAGACCGCGAACGCCAGGAAATCCAACTCCAGGATCGTGTTCGGGTTCGGTCACTCATCGGTTGCAGAGCACGCGGTCTTCAACCTCGACATAGGAGGCATCTCCAGGTTCGCTGCCGAGGCCCTGCAGTCCTTCAGGCTCGCGAGCTTCATGGAGAAGTCCCAGCGCTACATAAGGATGGAAGGCGACTGGATCGTTCCGGAAGGGCTCCCGGAGGGCATGTCGGGAGTCTTCGAGAGCACCTGCCGCGAACTGTTCGGATTGTACGGCGGTATCCTCGAAGCCCTCGAGGCCGCCGGCGTCCCCGCCGCATCGGCCAAGGAGGACGCCAGGTACGTGCTCCCTCTCGCCACGGCCTGCCAGATGGGCATGACGGCCAACGCAAGGGAGCTCGAGCACATCATGCGCAGGCTCAGAGCATGGCCGGTGCCCGAAGTGGCCGCGCTGGCCGGGGCCATATCGGACGCGGTCGAGCCGGCCGCCCCTTCGCTCTTCAGACACACCACGCCCGTGGAGATGGATTCGTTCGCAGCGCGCTCCGCCCTGTCGCCCCGCGGGGTGCCCCGGCGCGCAGTGTCCCTCGTTGATGGCGACGGCGACGCCGCAGTGGGCATCCGTCTCATCGCCGAGAGGGACGGGCTGACCCACGGCAGGGCCCGGTCCGCCTGGAGGGCGATGGAGGGCCCGGAGAGGGAGCTGCTGTTCGAGGATTTCAGGGACAGGCTCGGGGTCCACGACGCGCTGCCGAGGATATGGGAGATGGCCCGTTTCACCTTCGAGCTGTCGGCGTCCTCCACCGCATTCGCCCAGATCAAGAGGCACAGGATGGCTACGATATCGGCCTCCGCACCCTATCCGGGTTCGGGCATCGTGGTTCCTCCGTCATTCACGGGCACCCGGGCGGGCCGGCTCCTTTCCCGCGGCAGGGCCGCAGCGGAGAGCCTGGCGGCCTCCCTGCCCGTTCCGCTCAGGCCGTACGCCCTGCTGAACGCGCACAGGAGAGCAGTCATCGTGTCGATGAACGCGCGTGAGCTGGTGCATTTCTCGCGGCTGCGCGAAGACTCCCACGCCCAGTGGGACATCCGGGGGATCGCGGGGAGGATGCTGGAACTGGCCGGGAGGCGTGCCCCGCTGACTCTGTCCATGTCCGGAGGGAAGTCGGCCTTCGGGGTCTAG
- a CDS encoding efflux RND transporter periplasmic adaptor subunit — translation MKKAKRNIVVASATAVVAMGAFWALGRGGEEVELQTQVAAIGSIRTIASGSGALEGVACVEISAARQGLIDSIYVEEGDTVHAGQTLLTLDDTEALAELRQARASSTGAGIALDRAEREYRRMSALSESGLSCGEELACAREDLDAAQAELSRVSAVEVIAVNGLDETVYRSPIDGVVTALNVEQGEMAVMGTMNNAGTVLLTVEDMSGFILEVTMVESEVIDVLEGMEAEIVLDALPDSVFRGHVTNIALASSNDAGGEEVAEYAVMVAMDERDPRMRSGMSASVDIVITSVDSCIVLPIQSIVSRPDPADPARMTDCVLRLSDGTVEAVPVVTGVTDILTVEVSGVREGDVIVTGPMETLRTLAAGSEACGSGDSGDGDDEGGIPLPGMGGPPPGAQGPPPGASPGGM, via the coding sequence ATGAAGAAGGCCAAGAGGAACATCGTCGTCGCATCGGCGACAGCGGTCGTGGCCATGGGAGCCTTTTGGGCCCTGGGTCGGGGCGGGGAGGAAGTCGAACTCCAGACCCAGGTCGCGGCCATCGGTTCGATCCGTACAATCGCATCCGGCAGCGGGGCCCTGGAGGGCGTGGCGTGCGTCGAGATCAGCGCCGCGCGGCAGGGCCTCATCGATTCCATCTACGTGGAGGAGGGAGACACCGTCCATGCCGGACAGACGCTTCTCACGCTCGATGACACGGAGGCTCTCGCTGAGCTCCGGCAGGCACGGGCATCGAGCACGGGTGCCGGGATCGCGCTGGACAGGGCGGAGCGCGAGTACCGACGGATGTCGGCACTCTCGGAGTCGGGGCTTTCGTGCGGAGAGGAACTCGCCTGCGCACGGGAGGATCTCGATGCTGCTCAGGCTGAGCTGTCGAGAGTCTCTGCTGTTGAAGTCATCGCGGTCAACGGACTGGACGAGACGGTATACAGGTCGCCCATCGACGGAGTGGTGACCGCCCTGAACGTCGAGCAGGGCGAGATGGCTGTCATGGGGACCATGAACAACGCCGGCACGGTGCTCCTGACGGTCGAGGACATGTCGGGCTTCATCCTCGAAGTGACGATGGTCGAGAGCGAGGTGATCGACGTACTCGAAGGGATGGAGGCCGAGATAGTACTCGACGCACTTCCGGACTCCGTGTTCAGGGGCCACGTCACAAACATCGCCCTCGCTTCGTCCAACGACGCGGGCGGCGAGGAGGTGGCGGAGTACGCCGTGATGGTGGCCATGGACGAGCGTGATCCGCGCATGCGATCCGGCATGTCCGCATCGGTGGACATCGTGATAACCAGTGTGGACTCGTGCATCGTGCTCCCGATCCAGAGCATCGTGTCCAGGCCCGATCCGGCCGATCCGGCGCGGATGACCGACTGCGTCCTCAGGCTCTCGGATGGAACCGTGGAGGCCGTGCCGGTGGTCACCGGCGTGACTGACATCCTGACCGTCGAGGTTTCCGGGGTACGTGAAGGAGACGTGATCGTCACCGGCCCGATGGAGACGCTCAGGACGCTCGCCGCCGGATCGGAGGCCTGCGGGAGCGGCGATTCGGGCGACGGGGACGACGAGGGCGGAATTCCTCTCCCCGGGATGGGCGGACCCCCGCCGGGCGCCCAGGGGCCTCCTCCCGGGGCAAGTCCCGGAGGGATGTGA
- a CDS encoding DUF2141 domain-containing protein, which translates to MLSVMAVSCALSLATGEGDPAAGQGIVRIEVEGLDTGQVIALLFDGDAGSITDPSLARAGTYADCRTGGTGISLMGIPWGEYAVLVFQDLDGDGELDMEDGEAQEPFGVSSGMPSPPDPLPSDSTAAAPASGLPDPPATPADGELSEAPELTFEACSFVHSSEETVVEVRMLVPAGTRGPGGPGGPGGPGGPGGPPRSQAVTARRGQPSIETCFSIMALSSTKENTSASTPQCGLRTLLMK; encoded by the coding sequence ATGCTGTCCGTCATGGCTGTGTCGTGCGCCCTGTCTCTCGCGACCGGGGAAGGAGATCCGGCAGCAGGTCAGGGGATCGTGAGGATCGAGGTGGAGGGCCTGGACACGGGCCAAGTCATCGCCCTGCTGTTCGACGGGGATGCGGGGTCGATCACCGATCCCTCGCTCGCCCGCGCCGGCACCTATGCGGACTGTCGGACGGGCGGGACCGGCATCTCACTCATGGGCATCCCCTGGGGAGAGTACGCAGTGCTAGTCTTCCAGGACCTCGACGGAGACGGGGAGCTGGACATGGAGGATGGAGAGGCCCAGGAACCCTTCGGCGTCAGCAGTGGGATGCCGTCACCCCCGGACCCGCTCCCGTCGGATTCCACAGCGGCCGCTCCGGCTTCCGGCCTCCCTGATCCGCCAGCCACTCCCGCCGATGGCGAATTGTCCGAGGCTCCGGAGCTGACGTTCGAGGCATGCAGCTTCGTTCATTCGTCGGAGGAGACGGTCGTGGAGGTGCGGATGCTGGTTCCGGCCGGTACCCGCGGTCCTGGCGGCCCCGGAGGGCCGGGAGGCCCCGGTGGGCCGGGCGGCCCTCCCCGCAGCCAGGCCGTCACGGCTCGCCGGGGTCAGCCGAGCATCGAGACCTGCTTCTCGATCATGGCCTTGAGCTCGACGAAGGAGAACACGTCGGCGTCGACGCCGCAGTGTGGTCTGAGGACCCTGTTGATGAAGTAG
- a CDS encoding geranylgeranyl reductase family protein, with translation MAGYDAIVCGGGPAGACAAWKLASGGASCILLEASSVPRRKVCGGALGFRARKRLIEAGMLTDEGLTAISLREQRAMSFFCGFEHLSRYESAGPAITMVDRMDLDALLLARAEAAGAIVVRGGRALSVAGGASIETSGAGKLSGDFVIAADGASGRIGREVRGCRGGPAGLGIEAFAPMPPGFPSEIQIHFGLADFGYAWVFPRRDDLCIGIGMVGGRNRPRGLLENLMRLFDSLGLERPVPGMLKAAPIPAGHPSCPMGSGRVLLAGDAAGLADRLTGEGLSHAVESGMLAAESVLNGRGLPWYRRAVASGCAGMVRQSAIARHLVYGRRFRRLAMRGLARDRRFFDGYWGLVSGASGYAGMIAGFLRGPRP, from the coding sequence ATGGCCGGATACGACGCGATAGTCTGCGGCGGGGGGCCCGCCGGGGCGTGCGCCGCGTGGAAGCTGGCATCCGGGGGCGCCTCCTGCATCCTGCTGGAGGCTTCCTCCGTTCCGCGCAGGAAGGTCTGCGGAGGAGCCCTGGGCTTCAGGGCAAGGAAGCGCCTGATCGAGGCAGGCATGCTCACCGATGAAGGACTGACGGCCATCTCGCTCCGGGAGCAGAGGGCGATGTCCTTCTTCTGCGGCTTCGAGCATCTGTCGCGCTACGAGTCCGCAGGGCCGGCCATCACGATGGTGGACAGGATGGACCTGGATGCCCTGCTGCTCGCGCGGGCCGAAGCAGCCGGCGCGATCGTGGTCAGGGGAGGGCGGGCCCTCTCCGTGGCCGGTGGAGCATCGATCGAGACCTCCGGTGCCGGGAAGCTGTCGGGTGACTTCGTCATCGCGGCGGACGGAGCTTCCGGGAGGATCGGGCGCGAGGTCCGGGGCTGCCGCGGGGGACCGGCGGGTCTCGGAATAGAGGCCTTCGCGCCCATGCCTCCGGGCTTTCCCTCCGAGATCCAGATACACTTCGGCCTGGCCGACTTCGGCTACGCCTGGGTGTTCCCACGCAGGGACGACCTGTGCATCGGCATCGGGATGGTCGGAGGGAGGAACCGCCCGCGCGGACTGCTCGAGAATCTCATGCGGCTCTTCGACAGCCTCGGCCTCGAACGGCCCGTACCGGGCATGCTGAAGGCCGCTCCGATCCCGGCTGGACACCCCTCGTGCCCGATGGGCTCGGGCAGGGTGCTCCTGGCCGGCGATGCGGCCGGGCTGGCCGACCGCCTCACCGGGGAGGGCCTGAGCCATGCCGTGGAGAGCGGGATGCTCGCCGCCGAATCCGTGCTGAACGGCCGCGGCCTGCCGTGGTACCGCAGGGCTGTCGCCTCCGGCTGCGCCGGCATGGTGAGGCAGTCCGCCATCGCAAGGCACCTGGTCTACGGCAGGCGGTTCCGGCGCCTTGCCATGCGCGGCCTCGCCCGTGACAGGAGATTCTTCGACGGATACTGGGGACTGGTTTCGGGAGCGTCGGGCTACGCGGGGATGATCGCGGGCTTCCTGCGCGGCCCTAGGCCCTGA
- a CDS encoding transketolase, translating to MIRRTLFRSPVLPPDAREGLAEICRLVRGDIIRMTTLAGSGHPGGSMSSAEIYAMLWSQADVDPCDPWRRGRDRIVVSHGHTSPGVYSVLGRLGFFDAEAAVRSFRLAGSPFEGHIERSVPGVELTTGNLGQGLSGACGLALADGLAGFRNHVFVVMGDGEQQKGQIVEARRFAAARRLPVTVVVDLNGLQISGRTADVMPVDLAAEYASDGWDVASVDGHDLDALYAALARARGLPGPSVLLARTVMGRGVSFMENDEQYHGKALDRESAAKALSELGIPDDIDSLAEARKSSAAIPTPSRIPCSGAVLGHAGIPRTYGADHRGDNRSAFGLALLDLASLNRDTVPLVFDCDLAGSVKTEAFAKAYPDFFVQSGIMEHHTASAAGAASLADRVVFWADFGVFAMDETFNQHRLNDINMTNLKVVATHCGLDVGPDGKTHHCIKYLALTGSLRNCSVIVPADPNQTDRAVRFAATHPGNFFIAMGRSKAPVLTNPDGSPAFGGAYRFVYGRHDVLREGTDAVVLAMGAMCGRALAAAGILEGIGVSTAVLGVSCPLCLSPSLIERVRGFRVAASCEDHDRDTGLGNRIALALSDTGGGPPLLRFGVDGYGLSGEPDDLYRHQGMTPGRIASGIASALRA from the coding sequence GTGATCCGGAGAACGCTCTTCCGTTCTCCCGTTCTTCCTCCGGATGCCAGGGAGGGACTGGCGGAGATCTGCCGCCTCGTGAGAGGCGACATCATCCGCATGACCACCCTGGCCGGCAGCGGCCACCCCGGCGGCTCCATGTCCTCCGCCGAGATCTACGCGATGCTCTGGAGCCAGGCCGACGTCGATCCCTGCGATCCATGGAGGAGGGGACGGGACAGGATAGTGGTCAGCCACGGCCACACGTCCCCCGGAGTCTACTCTGTCCTCGGCAGGCTGGGCTTCTTCGATGCCGAGGCCGCCGTGAGATCCTTCCGCCTGGCCGGCAGCCCCTTCGAGGGCCACATCGAGAGATCGGTACCCGGAGTGGAACTGACCACGGGCAACCTGGGGCAGGGCCTCTCGGGGGCGTGCGGTCTCGCTCTGGCCGACGGGCTGGCGGGCTTCCGGAACCATGTCTTCGTGGTCATGGGCGACGGCGAGCAGCAGAAGGGTCAGATCGTCGAGGCCAGGCGATTCGCGGCGGCAAGGAGGCTGCCGGTCACTGTGGTGGTGGACCTCAACGGCCTGCAGATCTCAGGCAGGACCGCGGACGTCATGCCCGTCGACCTCGCGGCGGAGTACGCCTCGGACGGCTGGGACGTGGCGTCGGTCGACGGCCACGATCTCGACGCCCTCTATGCCGCCCTGGCGCGGGCGAGGGGGCTTCCCGGGCCGAGCGTGCTCCTGGCCCGGACCGTCATGGGCAGGGGCGTCTCGTTCATGGAGAACGACGAGCAGTACCACGGCAAGGCGCTCGACAGGGAGAGCGCGGCGAAAGCCCTCTCCGAACTGGGCATCCCCGACGACATCGACTCCCTGGCCGAAGCCAGGAAGTCGTCCGCAGCCATCCCGACGCCTTCACGGATACCCTGCTCCGGGGCGGTGCTGGGCCATGCCGGGATCCCCAGGACTTATGGAGCGGACCACAGGGGGGACAACAGGTCGGCCTTCGGCTTGGCACTCCTCGACCTGGCATCCCTGAACCGTGACACGGTGCCGCTGGTGTTCGACTGCGACCTCGCCGGCTCGGTCAAGACTGAGGCCTTCGCGAAGGCATACCCCGATTTCTTCGTGCAGTCCGGCATAATGGAGCACCATACCGCGTCGGCTGCCGGAGCCGCATCGCTGGCCGACAGGGTGGTCTTCTGGGCGGACTTCGGCGTGTTCGCCATGGACGAGACCTTCAACCAGCACAGGCTGAACGACATCAACATGACCAACCTGAAGGTGGTCGCCACGCACTGCGGCCTCGACGTGGGGCCGGACGGCAAGACCCACCACTGCATCAAGTACCTCGCCCTGACGGGAAGCCTCCGGAACTGCTCGGTGATAGTCCCGGCGGACCCCAACCAGACCGACAGGGCAGTCAGGTTCGCGGCCACCCATCCCGGCAACTTCTTCATAGCGATGGGCAGGTCGAAGGCGCCGGTCTTGACGAACCCGGACGGATCGCCCGCCTTCGGCGGAGCATACAGGTTCGTCTACGGCAGGCACGACGTGCTGCGCGAGGGCACCGATGCGGTGGTCCTCGCGATGGGTGCGATGTGCGGAAGGGCTCTCGCGGCGGCCGGGATCCTCGAGGGCATCGGAGTCTCGACCGCGGTGCTCGGAGTGAGCTGCCCGCTGTGCCTGTCTCCCTCGCTGATCGAGCGGGTGCGCGGTTTCAGGGTCGCCGCCTCCTGCGAGGACCACGACAGGGACACCGGCCTCGGGAACAGGATCGCGCTGGCCCTTTCGGACACGGGCGGCGGACCTCCCCTGCTCAGGTTCGGGGTCGACGGCTACGGGCTCTCGGGAGAGCCCGACGACCTCTACCGGCATCAGGGGATGACGCCCGGGCGTATCGCCTCCGGGATCGCCTCCGCCCTCAGGGCCTAG